In Hallerella succinigenes, the following are encoded in one genomic region:
- the truA gene encoding tRNA pseudouridine(38-40) synthase TruA, which yields MRYRFRCEYLGSAYYGWQEQNEHGKTKYVTVQSALEEAFKTALRTPIDLVAAGRTDTGVHARGQMVHFDYDGEIDCKKLTRSINGLGRHTVKIRDLEVCDPEFHSRYDAVSRYYVYSIFTRPVALLRDFGWEIGHLPIDYDLMQREAKSFIGEHDFIRFCIPRNDGKSTLCNITRFELVQVSDYMVQWHIQGNRFLHRQVRAMVGTLFDVGRGRYPEGTVKEIFADRFKGERTMAPPQALVLEDVIY from the coding sequence ATGCGCTATCGTTTCCGCTGCGAATATCTCGGCAGCGCCTACTATGGTTGGCAAGAACAGAACGAACACGGTAAAACGAAATACGTTACCGTGCAGTCAGCGTTGGAAGAAGCATTTAAAACCGCACTCCGCACCCCGATCGATCTCGTCGCCGCAGGCCGCACCGATACAGGTGTTCACGCCCGCGGACAGATGGTCCACTTCGACTACGACGGCGAAATCGACTGTAAAAAATTGACGCGTTCTATCAACGGTCTTGGTCGTCACACGGTCAAGATTCGCGACCTCGAAGTCTGCGATCCGGAATTCCATTCCCGCTACGATGCGGTTTCTCGCTACTACGTCTATTCGATTTTCACAAGGCCCGTGGCACTGCTCCGCGACTTTGGCTGGGAAATCGGACATTTGCCGATCGATTACGATTTGATGCAACGTGAAGCAAAATCCTTTATCGGTGAACATGATTTTATCCGATTCTGCATTCCGAGAAATGACGGAAAAAGTACGCTTTGCAACATCACCCGTTTTGAGCTTGTCCAAGTTTCGGATTACATGGTGCAGTGGCATATTCAAGGAAACCGCTTTTTGCACCGCCAAGTGCGTGCGATGGTGGGAACGCTCTTTGACGTCGGACGTGGACGTTACCCGGAAGGCACGGTGAAAGAAATCTTTGCCGACCGCTTTAAAGGTGAACGTACAATGGCGCCTCCCCAGGCACTTGTTCTCGAAGACGTGATCTATTAA
- a CDS encoding acetate/propionate family kinase: MRVLVLNCGSSSVKFAVIDTNTKESIASGLVENIGVNGHTKAKGPEGKIDFNFDCPTHAEAVDQVKKFLDSQNLTSSIEAIGHRVVHGGKYIKSEKVTQEVIDYIRSITLFAPLHEPAHTTGMECATKFFPDIPQVAVFDTAFHQTMPTKAYLYGIPYKFYEQDKIRRYGAHGTSHRFVTAEACNVLGTKPEETCLITAHLGNGSSCSAILNGKCVDTTMGFTPLEGLIMGTRSGSLDPAILFYISKKYSKEYGTIDQLDHLVNKESGLLGLSGLSNDMRTLTQAASEGNKRAQIALDVFCYRLTREIGGIAMALPRIDAIVFTGGIGENSSYVRKQTLENLKILGYQIDDDRNNKSGKESNHLITKDGTPKAIVVATNEELLIALDTEALVK; encoded by the coding sequence ATGCGCGTACTCGTTCTTAACTGCGGTAGCTCTTCTGTGAAGTTTGCCGTTATCGATACAAATACAAAGGAATCCATCGCAAGCGGTCTCGTCGAAAACATCGGCGTGAACGGTCACACGAAGGCAAAGGGTCCGGAAGGCAAAATCGATTTCAACTTTGACTGCCCGACTCACGCTGAAGCAGTCGACCAGGTCAAGAAGTTCCTTGACTCCCAGAATCTCACCTCTTCGATCGAAGCCATCGGTCACCGCGTCGTGCATGGCGGTAAGTACATCAAGAGCGAAAAAGTGACGCAAGAAGTCATCGACTACATCCGTAGCATCACGCTCTTTGCACCGCTTCACGAACCGGCTCACACAACCGGCATGGAATGCGCAACCAAGTTCTTCCCGGATATTCCGCAGGTCGCTGTATTCGACACGGCTTTCCACCAGACGATGCCAACAAAGGCTTACCTCTACGGTATTCCGTACAAATTCTACGAACAAGACAAAATCCGTCGCTACGGTGCACACGGCACAAGCCACCGCTTTGTGACCGCAGAAGCTTGCAACGTTCTCGGCACGAAACCGGAAGAAACCTGCCTCATCACCGCTCACCTCGGTAACGGCAGCTCCTGCTCCGCGATTCTCAACGGCAAGTGCGTCGATACCACAATGGGCTTCACTCCGCTCGAAGGCTTGATCATGGGAACCCGTTCCGGTTCTCTCGACCCGGCGATTCTCTTCTACATCAGCAAGAAGTACAGCAAGGAATACGGCACGATCGATCAGCTCGACCACTTGGTGAACAAGGAATCCGGTCTTCTCGGTCTCTCTGGCCTTTCGAACGACATGCGCACTTTGACGCAGGCCGCAAGCGAAGGCAACAAGCGCGCCCAGATTGCCCTCGACGTTTTCTGCTACAGACTCACCCGTGAAATCGGCGGCATCGCCATGGCTCTTCCGCGCATCGACGCCATCGTCTTCACTGGCGGTATCGGCGAAAACAGCTCTTACGTTCGTAAGCAGACTCTCGAAAACCTGAAGATTCTCGGTTACCAGATTGACGACGATCGCAACAACAAGAGCGGCAAGGAATCGAACCACTTGATTACCAAGGACGGCACTCCGAAGGCAATCGTCGTAGCGACAAACGAAGAACTTTTGATTGCTCTCGACACCGAAGCTCTCGTAAAGTAA